The genomic interval AATTTTAAGTCCAAGCAATAACATCAGGGAGTGTACCTAGTTACTTGTTAACGTGGCTGCAGGTCTGAGAAATCTTGTAGATTCCTGTTTATATTAGTATCTTttttgataagaaaaaaatgggtttaatTATTGGGAAATATcacttaatttctttttcaagaaaagaaTAACTGAGTATCCAATTCCCATCCGAATATGCTTCAACTTGTTGGTGTTCTTACTCAAAAGGAAATTACAATCTTGATTCCATTTGCCTTGGCACAAACAGTTGGCTTGGAAAGTTGGTGATAAAATAATACAACTTAGCTTGAGAAGAAtaacattttcctttttttcttcttcttcaaataaaaaagaatcatatcatcaaattcaaGCAACACACTATTTACAAAGTGTGACTCTGATCTGGCACTTGCACCACTACATAAATTCTCTACAAAAATCATGTATGATTCCTTTCAACACCTTTTGTAGTTTTTTTCCATAATCTTTTGACTTTGTGATGGTATCAGCTTTTCGATACCATTCCAACAAGTTCAATGTTTCTAACCcagattttgtcatttttcccAACAGAAAAATCACACACGCTTCCTTCTGTACACAACTTCACGAAGGCCTAGACAAGCTCAATCATTGGTTATTCTTCTTATCTTTCCTCCTGATTTCTCTCTCCCCTCCCCCcctttttttgtgttttttttgttatttagaaTCTTTCTTTTAACCCTGGAATTGAAGGTGAGGACTTAGAAGTAAACTCTGGTTGAAGAATGACTGGTTTAGAAAGTTGTATTGAGTCATATCAGATTGGCTGGCGCTGTTACTGTAACTGCAAGAACTGATAAGTTTCTTTGATGGGTGCAAGTAATCCTCATCAATGCTTGTGCATTGGCGCTTGAGTTTGTTTTCCATATTTGGAATGGAGGAGTTCAACTGGGGAAGTTTTTGCAGCAAcatgctgctgctgctgctgctatTGGTGTAGTTATTGACCGGGGGCTGCTCAAGGTTCCCAAAGCTGAATGAAGATGATTCGTACCCAGTCGTGTTGCACTGGTTGTCTGCCAGGAAACTACTCAGCAATGAGTAGTCCATGGCATCTAACAGGTTGGAGAAGGAACAGGATTTCTGCGGCTGGAGGGTGTTGTTGCTAGGAGGACTTTTCAAGGCTGGTAGAAGGGCATCGTGAATGAACTGTTCTGTTTCCTCTTCCTCTTGATCCTGATCACTTGCTGCTGCTGTTGATGTTGAAGATAGAGCATGGGACTTCTTGTAGATCCGGCAAAGAACCCAATCATCTAGCTGAAAAAGAACATTaaaaaacagagaaaagaaaacttatGTCAGTCACAAGATTCCTGCAAGAGAATTTCAATCACTTCATTGTTTAAAATACTCTGTAAATGTTCATTCCATCCAAGAAGTAATTCAATGATGTCCAGCCTAACAAGAACAAATGATTTTTAAGAACATTAATCATAACAGTATGAATGTGTGCAAATGTAAATGTGAAGGATACATTGGAGCATagagtaaaaataaataaatgaaaaaatatggCTCAATTGGAGTTGCACCACATTAAATGTCTTGTGAGTTATAAATCCACTATGCAAAATGCAATCattgattcttttttctttagtatagaaaaaaaatggggaAAAAATCAATGTCACTATCACAATTATCACACCCAAGTTGAATTTTCAAGGTCCTACAAAATGTCatcatattatattttcactCCCCTTTCTAGTGATGTCTATAACACCCTACTAACTCAAGATGAAAGGTCTCCTTTCAGGACATAACAAATCAATATCAATGCAAATTAAATGCAACTGTTTAAAGATGAGGCTCACCCTCATGGAGGAATCTTTAGACTTCACTGGTCTATTGTTGTAGTTGGAGTTGGGGTTCTCTGCAAGGCGATATTCATGCATGATCCAGTTAGTCTTAATCCCCT from Theobroma cacao cultivar B97-61/B2 chromosome 5, Criollo_cocoa_genome_V2, whole genome shotgun sequence carries:
- the LOC18599957 gene encoding NAC transcription factor 29 yields the protein MKHPQSSLPPGFRFHPTDEELILHYLKKKLSSSPFPVSIIADVDIYKFDPWELPAKAAFGEKEWYFFSPRDRKYPNGARPNRAAASGYWKATGTDKVIFTSSMVAGGGGVQENIGVKKALVFYKGRPPKGIKTNWIMHEYRLAENPNSNYNNRPVKSKDSSMRLDDWVLCRIYKKSHALSSTSTAAASDQDQEEEETEQFIHDALLPALKSPPSNNTLQPQKSCSFSNLLDAMDYSLLSSFLADNQCNTTGYESSSFSFGNLEQPPVNNYTNSSSSSSMLLQKLPQLNSSIPNMENKLKRQCTSIDEDYLHPSKKLISSCSYSNSASQSDMTQYNFLNQSFFNQSLLLSPHLQFQG